A single window of Sphingobium sp. SCG-1 DNA harbors:
- a CDS encoding dihydrolipoamide acetyltransferase family protein — protein sequence MARFTFTLPDIGEGISEAEIVAWHVKIGDRVEEDQGLADMMTDKATVELESPVAGTVVELAGEPGDQVSIGAMLVVIETEAEVEAAASVESIKEPVVEAENPGVEEVASAATGTAPAEDVQPAGEPAPQPIEHVVAQEAKAEQVLASPAVRARAKELGVDLAQVRTTAERIRHSDLDAFLLYGQGQGYRPAGASRKRPDESVKVIGMRRRIAENMAASKRHIPHFTYVEEIDVTALEAMRGDLNANRGDRPKLTLLPLIIVAVCKAIPDFPMINARYDDEAGVVTRHGSVHLGMATQTDAGLMVPVIRDAQDRNVWQLASEIRRLSEAARSGKARSEELSGSTLTLTSLGPLGGIATTPVINRPEVAIIGPNRVIERPVIRDGEIAVAKLMNLSISCDHRVVDGWDAASYVQALRRLLETPVLLFDQ from the coding sequence ATGGCACGCTTCACATTCACGCTTCCCGACATCGGTGAAGGCATTTCGGAAGCCGAGATCGTCGCCTGGCATGTCAAGATCGGTGATCGGGTCGAAGAAGATCAGGGCTTGGCCGACATGATGACGGACAAGGCGACGGTAGAACTGGAATCGCCGGTAGCCGGTACGGTCGTCGAGCTGGCAGGCGAACCGGGCGATCAGGTGTCGATCGGGGCGATGCTGGTCGTTATCGAAACGGAGGCGGAAGTTGAAGCCGCCGCATCGGTCGAGAGCATCAAGGAACCCGTCGTCGAGGCCGAAAACCCCGGCGTTGAGGAGGTGGCATCAGCGGCCACTGGCACTGCACCGGCCGAGGACGTTCAACCGGCTGGCGAGCCTGCGCCGCAGCCAATCGAACATGTGGTTGCGCAAGAGGCAAAGGCGGAGCAGGTTCTCGCGTCCCCCGCCGTTCGCGCCCGCGCCAAGGAACTTGGTGTCGACCTCGCCCAAGTCCGCACCACTGCGGAACGCATCCGCCACAGCGATCTCGATGCTTTCCTGCTGTACGGCCAAGGCCAAGGGTATCGCCCCGCAGGCGCATCACGCAAGCGCCCCGATGAATCCGTGAAGGTAATCGGTATGCGCCGCCGCATCGCCGAAAATATGGCGGCGTCAAAACGCCACATCCCGCATTTCACTTATGTCGAAGAAATCGACGTCACCGCGCTGGAGGCTATGCGTGGCGACCTTAATGCCAATCGCGGTGACCGGCCGAAGCTGACTCTGCTTCCGCTTATCATCGTTGCCGTATGCAAGGCGATCCCGGACTTCCCGATGATTAATGCCCGTTACGATGACGAGGCAGGCGTCGTGACACGGCACGGGTCAGTGCATCTGGGCATGGCGACGCAGACCGATGCGGGATTGATGGTGCCGGTCATCCGCGACGCGCAGGATCGCAACGTGTGGCAACTCGCCAGCGAAATCCGTCGCCTGTCCGAAGCGGCGCGGAGCGGCAAGGCGAGATCGGAGGAACTCTCCGGCTCTACGTTGACGCTGACCTCGCTCGGCCCGCTCGGCGGAATCGCGACGACGCCGGTCATCAACCGGCCGGAGGTGGCGATCATCGGTCCCAACCGCGTGATCGAGCGCCCGGTGATCCGTGACGGAGAAATTGCCGTCGCCAAGCTCATGAACCTGTCGATCAGTTGCGACCATCGCGTTGTGGATGGATGGGACGCGGCAAGCTATGTCCAGGCACTGCGCAGGTTGCTTGAAACTCCGGTACTGCTGTTCGATCAGTAG